In Homo sapiens chromosome 11, GRCh38.p14 Primary Assembly, one DNA window encodes the following:
- the FTH1 gene encoding ferritin heavy chain encodes MTTASTSQVRQNYHQDSEAAINRQINLELYASYVYLSMSYYFDRDDVALKNFAKYFLHQSHEEREHAEKLMKLQNQRGGRIFLQDIKKPDCDDWESGLNAMECALHLEKNVNQSLLELHKLATDKNDPHLCDFIETHYLNEQVKAIKELGDHVTNLRKMGAPESGLAEYLFDKHTLGDSDNES; translated from the exons ATGACGACCGCGTCCACCTCGCAGGTGCGCCAGAACTACCACCAGGACTCAGAGGCCGCCATCAACCGCCAGATCAACCTGGAGCTCTACGCCTCCTACGTTTACCTGTCCATG TCTTACTACTTTGACCGCGATGATGTGGCTTTGAAGAACTTTGCCAAATACTTTCTTCACCAATCTCATGAGGAGAGGGAACATGCTGAGAAACTGATGAAGCTGCAGAACCAACGAGGTGGCCGAATCTTCCTTCAGGATATCAAG AAACCAGACTGTGATGACTGGGAGAGCGGGCTGAATGCAATGGAGTGTGcattacatttggaaaaaaatgtgaatcaGTCACTACTGGAACTGCACAAACTGGCCACTGACAAAAATGACCCCCAT TTGTGTGACTTCATTGAGACACATTACCTGAATGAGCAGGTGAAAGCCATCAAAGAATTGGGTGACCACGTGACCAACTTGCGCAAGATGGGAGCGCCCGAATCTGGCTTGGCGGAATATCTCTTTGACAAGCACACCCTGGGAGACAGTGATAATGAAAGCTAA